The Arachis hypogaea cultivar Tifrunner chromosome 16, arahy.Tifrunner.gnm2.J5K5, whole genome shotgun sequence genome contains a region encoding:
- the LOC112758763 gene encoding uncharacterized protein, with the protein MIKLIASYNDEVARTVLENAPYNAKYTSHQIQKEILHILSNKVRKHICEEIGDSKFCIVVDEARDESKREQMALVLRFVDIHGFIQERFLDLVHVKDTTSLTLKQELCGILSRHGLDVSNIRGQGYDGASNMRGEWNGLQALFLKDCPYAYYIHCFAHRLQLALVAASREVIPVHQFFSKLTFIVNIICSSSKRHDELHAAKTDEIVHLLEIDELETGKGANQIGTLKRAGDTRWSSHFSSVCSLINMYGATLTVLQKIIIDGSTYSQRGDADSAYNTLTSFEFVLILHLMKDMMGITDILCQALQKQSQDIVNAVQLVHSTKTLIQNMRDDRWEELLKNVKSFCEQHDILIPDLTASYVARQGRSRHQKDHITVEHYFRVEIFLVTIDKQLQELNSRFNDQAMDLLSLSSTLMPKDAYKNFDIAKISTLVDSYYPEDFTEQEKINLPFQLQHFILDVRQHPEMKNLSTIHELCRCLAETKKSKVYYLIDRLIRLILTLPVSTATTERSFSAMKIINTRLRNKMEDDFLADSLVIYIEKEIAEKFSSDSIIEDFKSLKTRRIPL; encoded by the coding sequence ATGATAAAACTCATAGCATCTTACAATGATGAAGTTGCAAGAACTGTGTTAGAAAATGCTCCATATAATGCTAAATATACttcacatcaaattcaaaaagaaatCTTGCATATACTCTCAAACAAGGTGAGAAAGCATATTTGTGAAGAAATTGGAGATTCCAAGTTTTGCATTGTAGTAGATGAAGCTCGTGATGAATCCAAAAGAGAACAAATGGCACTTGTTTTGAGATTTGTTGATATACATGGTTTTATTCAAGAGCGTTTTCTTGATCTTGTACATGTCAAAGATactacatcattaactctaaaacAAGAATTGTGCGGCATTCTTTCTCGACATGGTCTTGATGTCTCTAATATTCGTGGTCAAGGATATGATGGCGCCAGCAACATGAGAGGAGAATGGAATGGGTTACAAGCATTATTCTTAAAAGATTGTCCTTATGCTTACTATATCCACTGTTTTGCTCACCGATTACAACTTGCATTAGTTGCTGCATCAAGAGAAGTTATTCCTGTGCATCAGTTTTTTTCAAAATTGACTTTCATCGTCAATATCATTTGTTCTTCTAGTAAGCGACATGATGAGTTACATGCTGCCAAGACAGATGAAATTGTCCATTTATTAGAGATTGATGAACTTGAAACTGGTAAAGGGGCAAATCAAATTGGTACTTTGAAACGAGCAGGTGATACTCGATGGAGTTCTCATTTCTCTTCTGTTTGCAGTTTGATAAATATGTATGGTGCAACGTTGACTGTTTTACAAAAGATTATTATTGATGGATCAACTTATTCTCAGCGTGGTGATGCAGATAGTGCTTACAATACCCTGACCTCATTTGAGTTTGTATTGATCTTGCATTTGATGAAAGATATGATGGGAATAACTGATATTCTTTGTCAAGCTTTACAAAAGCAGTCTCAAGACATAGTTAATGCTGTGCAACTAGTTCATTCTACAAAAACACTTATCCAAAACATGAGAGATGACAGATGGGAGGAATTATTAAAAAATGTGAAATCATTTTGTGAGCAACATGATATTCTAATTCCTGATTTAACTGCTTCTTATGTTGCAAGGCAAGGACGCTCGCGTCACCAAAAAGATCATATTACAGTTGAGCATTATTTTAGAGTGGAGATATTTTTAGTCACAATTGATAAGCAATTACAAGAGTTAAATAGCAGATTTAATGATCAAGCAATGGATCTACTAAGTCTGAGCTCTACTCTCATGCCTAAGGATGCTTACAAAAATTTTGACATTGCTAAGATTTCTACTCTTGTTGATAGCTACTATCCCGAAGACTTTACTGAACAAGAGAAGATTAATTTGCCTTTTCAGCTTCAGCATTTTATTCTTGATGTTCGTCAGCATCCAGAAATGAAGAATTTGTCAACTATTCATGAACTGTGTAGATGTTTAGCAGAAACAAAAAAGTCAAAAGTGTATTACTTGATTGATAGATTGATTCGTCTGATATTAACTCTTCCAGTTTCTACAGCTACTACAGAGCGATCATTTTCagcaatgaaaataataaatacaagGTTAAGAAACAAGATGGAGGACGACTTTCTTGCGGATAGTTTGGTTATTTACATTGAGAAAGAAATTGCTGAAAAGTTTAGTTCTGACTCAATTATTGAAGATTTTAAGTCATTAAAAACTCGAAGAATACCgttataa